One segment of Monomorium pharaonis isolate MP-MQ-018 chromosome 6, ASM1337386v2, whole genome shotgun sequence DNA contains the following:
- the LOC105838223 gene encoding serine protease inhibitor 3/4 isoform X5 codes for MPKMQIKSAPAQMFARLFTRIKAEGKLQRGLLAFCLFASVMSQPTGNDLAVQAVSQGAHLFSTNFVKTVAKEQEQNLICSPLSAHIALSMAADGAAGTTEAQFKDVLKLPATKAQTLEGYQNLIDKLNNVENVTLKLANKLFLNQGFPVKPEYKQDLQTYYRSDIESVNFSEQQKAVDTINTWCKDNTNNRIDNIISADEVSGDTALVLANAVYFKGKWAHEFDPKATTDRPFHIDANTVKNVPTMFRKGNYKYVELPEYDAKCIELPYANKEISMVIILPNKIDGLSALTDKLEEVSTECSTRLTQIYEREVRVYLPRFRIENKLDLGNTLSQKMGLSEPFSNGANFNGISDAPLKIDKVVQKAFIEVNEEGSEAAAVTAVITFARSARIWTGTNDFLIDRPFAYSIMKRVANTETNAFDKIPIFCGQCVQPEF; via the exons TACAAAGAGGTCTTTTGGCATTTTGCCTGTTTGCATCCGTCATGTCTCAGCCAACTGGAAATGACTTGGCCGTTCAGGCTGTCTCTCAGGGCGCCCACTTATTCTCTACCAATTTTGTTAAg ACTGTTGCAAAAGAAcaagaacaaaatttaatatgctcTCCCCTGAGTGCCCACATCGCACTGAGCATGGCAGCTGACGGCGCTGCCGGAACTACCGAGGCACAGTTCAAAGATGTTCTCAAGCTTCCAGCCACGAAAGCTCAGACTCTGGAAGGTTATCAGAATCTCATCGATAAATTGAAT AACGTTGAAAACGTTACTTTGAAGCTTGCTAACAAGCTATTCCTCAACCAAGGCTTTCCAGTGAAACCTGAGTACAAGCAAGATCTTCAGACATACTATCGTTCCGACATTGAGTCGGTAAACTTTTCCGAACAGCAAAAAGCCGTGGATACCATCAATACCTGGTGCAAAGACAACACCAACAATCGCATCGATAACATCATTAGTGCCG ATGAGGTGAGTGGGGATACTGCACTGGTGCTCGCAAACGCAGTATACTTTAAGGGCAAATGGGCTCACGAGTTCGATCCTAAGGCTACTACAGACCGCCCGTTCCACATTGATGCCAATACCGTAAAGAATGTTCCAACTATGTTCAGGAAAGGCAACTACAAATACGTCGAACTGCCGGAATACGATGCTAAATGCATCGAGCTACCGTACGCG AACAAAGAGATCAGCATGGTGATCATCCTACCCAATAAAATTGATGGTCTGAGTGCGCTGACTGACAAACTCGAGGAAGTTAGCACGGAATGCAGCACCCGTCTCACTCAAATTTACGAGCGTGAGGTACGAGTATACCTGCCCAGATTCAGGATTGAGAACAAATTGGACCTTGGAAATACATTGTCGCAAAAG ATGGGTCTTTCTGAACCGTTCAGCAACGGAGCCAACTTTAATGGCATTTCCGACGCACCTTTGAAGATTGACAAAGTTGTGCAAAAAGCTTTCATCGAAGTTAACGAGGAGGGTAGCGAGGCAGCAGCCGTCACTG CAGTCATCACCTTTGCACGATCCGCACGGATATGGACCGGCACGAATGACTTTTTGATAGATCGTCCATTCGCGTATAGCATCATGAAACGTGTCGCAAACACGGAAACAAATGCCTTTGATAAAATTCCGATTTTCTGTGGACAATGCGTGCAGCCTGAATTTTGA
- the LOC105838223 gene encoding serpin B6 isoform X21, with protein sequence MSQPTGNDLAVQAVSQGAHLFSTNFVKTVAKEQEQNLICSPLSAHIALSMAADGAAGTTEAQFKDVLKLPATKAQTLEGYQNLIDKLNNVENVTLKLANKLFLNQGFPVKPEYKQDLQTYYRSDIESVNFSEQQKAVDTINTWCKDNTNNRIDNIISADEVSGDTALVLANAVYFKGKWAHEFDPKATTDRPFHIDANTVKNVPTMFRKGNYKYVELPEYDAKCIELPYANKEISMVIILPNKIDGLSALTDKLEEVSTECSTRLTQIYEREVRVYLPRFRIENKLDLGNTLSQKMGLSEPFSNGANFNGISDAPLKIDKVVQKAFIEVNEEGSEAAAVTAVITFARSARIWTGTNDFLIDRPFAYSIMKRVANTETNAFDKIPIFCGQCVQPEF encoded by the exons ATGTCTCAGCCAACTGGAAATGACTTGGCCGTTCAGGCTGTCTCTCAGGGCGCCCACTTATTCTCTACCAATTTTGTTAAg ACTGTTGCAAAAGAAcaagaacaaaatttaatatgctcTCCCCTGAGTGCCCACATCGCACTGAGCATGGCAGCTGACGGCGCTGCCGGAACTACCGAGGCACAGTTCAAAGATGTTCTCAAGCTTCCAGCCACGAAAGCTCAGACTCTGGAAGGTTATCAGAATCTCATCGATAAATTGAAT AACGTTGAAAACGTTACTTTGAAGCTTGCTAACAAGCTATTCCTCAACCAAGGCTTTCCAGTGAAACCTGAGTACAAGCAAGATCTTCAGACATACTATCGTTCCGACATTGAGTCGGTAAACTTTTCCGAACAGCAAAAAGCCGTGGATACCATCAATACCTGGTGCAAAGACAACACCAACAATCGCATCGATAACATCATTAGTGCCG ATGAGGTGAGTGGGGATACTGCACTGGTGCTCGCAAACGCAGTATACTTTAAGGGCAAATGGGCTCACGAGTTCGATCCTAAGGCTACTACAGACCGCCCGTTCCACATTGATGCCAATACCGTAAAGAATGTTCCAACTATGTTCAGGAAAGGCAACTACAAATACGTCGAACTGCCGGAATACGATGCTAAATGCATCGAGCTACCGTACGCG AACAAAGAGATCAGCATGGTGATCATCCTACCCAATAAAATTGATGGTCTGAGTGCGCTGACTGACAAACTCGAGGAAGTTAGCACGGAATGCAGCACCCGTCTCACTCAAATTTACGAGCGTGAGGTACGAGTATACCTGCCCAGATTCAGGATTGAGAACAAATTGGACCTTGGAAATACATTGTCGCAAAAG ATGGGTCTTTCTGAACCGTTCAGCAACGGAGCCAACTTTAATGGCATTTCCGACGCACCTTTGAAGATTGACAAAGTTGTGCAAAAAGCTTTCATCGAAGTTAACGAGGAGGGTAGCGAGGCAGCAGCCGTCACTG CAGTCATCACCTTTGCACGATCCGCACGGATATGGACCGGCACGAATGACTTTTTGATAGATCGTCCATTCGCGTATAGCATCATGAAACGTGTCGCAAACACGGAAACAAATGCCTTTGATAAAATTCCGATTTTCTGTGGACAATGCGTGCAGCCTGAATTTTGA
- the LOC105838223 gene encoding serine protease inhibitor 3/4 isoform X20, translated as MFLIINVLRGQVQRGLLAFCLFASVMSQPTGNDLAVQAVSQGAHLFSTNFVKTVAKEQEQNLICSPLSAHIALSMAADGAAGTTEAQFKDVLKLPATKAQTLEGYQNLIDKLNNVENVTLKLANKLFLNQGFPVKPEYKQDLQTYYRSDIESVNFSEQQKAVDTINTWCKDNTNNRIDNIISADEVSGDTALVLANAVYFKGKWAHEFDPKATTDRPFHIDANTVKNVPTMFRKGNYKYVELPEYDAKCIELPYANKEISMVIILPNKIDGLSALTDKLEEVSTECSTRLTQIYEREVRVYLPRFRIENKLDLGNTLSQKMGLSEPFSNGANFNGISDAPLKIDKVVQKAFIEVNEEGSEAAAVTAVITFARSARIWTGTNDFLIDRPFAYSIMKRVANTETNAFDKIPIFCGQCVQPEF; from the exons TACAAAGAGGTCTTTTGGCATTTTGCCTGTTTGCATCCGTCATGTCTCAGCCAACTGGAAATGACTTGGCCGTTCAGGCTGTCTCTCAGGGCGCCCACTTATTCTCTACCAATTTTGTTAAg ACTGTTGCAAAAGAAcaagaacaaaatttaatatgctcTCCCCTGAGTGCCCACATCGCACTGAGCATGGCAGCTGACGGCGCTGCCGGAACTACCGAGGCACAGTTCAAAGATGTTCTCAAGCTTCCAGCCACGAAAGCTCAGACTCTGGAAGGTTATCAGAATCTCATCGATAAATTGAAT AACGTTGAAAACGTTACTTTGAAGCTTGCTAACAAGCTATTCCTCAACCAAGGCTTTCCAGTGAAACCTGAGTACAAGCAAGATCTTCAGACATACTATCGTTCCGACATTGAGTCGGTAAACTTTTCCGAACAGCAAAAAGCCGTGGATACCATCAATACCTGGTGCAAAGACAACACCAACAATCGCATCGATAACATCATTAGTGCCG ATGAGGTGAGTGGGGATACTGCACTGGTGCTCGCAAACGCAGTATACTTTAAGGGCAAATGGGCTCACGAGTTCGATCCTAAGGCTACTACAGACCGCCCGTTCCACATTGATGCCAATACCGTAAAGAATGTTCCAACTATGTTCAGGAAAGGCAACTACAAATACGTCGAACTGCCGGAATACGATGCTAAATGCATCGAGCTACCGTACGCG AACAAAGAGATCAGCATGGTGATCATCCTACCCAATAAAATTGATGGTCTGAGTGCGCTGACTGACAAACTCGAGGAAGTTAGCACGGAATGCAGCACCCGTCTCACTCAAATTTACGAGCGTGAGGTACGAGTATACCTGCCCAGATTCAGGATTGAGAACAAATTGGACCTTGGAAATACATTGTCGCAAAAG ATGGGTCTTTCTGAACCGTTCAGCAACGGAGCCAACTTTAATGGCATTTCCGACGCACCTTTGAAGATTGACAAAGTTGTGCAAAAAGCTTTCATCGAAGTTAACGAGGAGGGTAGCGAGGCAGCAGCCGTCACTG CAGTCATCACCTTTGCACGATCCGCACGGATATGGACCGGCACGAATGACTTTTTGATAGATCGTCCATTCGCGTATAGCATCATGAAACGTGTCGCAAACACGGAAACAAATGCCTTTGATAAAATTCCGATTTTCTGTGGACAATGCGTGCAGCCTGAATTTTGA